One window from the genome of Streptomyces sp. NBC_00708 encodes:
- a CDS encoding ROK family transcriptional regulator, producing METPGSQTSLHRANLERVVRAVRMAGSLTQAEIARSTGLSAATVSNIVRELKDSGTVEVTPTSAGGRRARSVSLSGDAGIVIGVDFGHTHLRVAVGNLAHQVLAEESEPLDVDASSAEGFGRAEQLVNRLIETTGISPGKVIGVGLGVPGPIDVESGTLGSTSILPGWTGINPSEELAARLGVPVYVDNDANLGALGELVWGSGRGVRDLAYIKVASGVGAGLVIDGHIYRGPGGTAGEIGHITLDESGPVCRCGNRGCLETFTAARYVLPLLQPSHGPDLTMERVVQLAREGDPGCRRVIGDVGRHIGSGVANLCNLLNPSRVVLGGSLAEAGELVLGPIRDSVSRYAIPSAARQLSVLPGALGGRAEVLGALALVLSEMGDSTLLESTLPAATPAFT from the coding sequence ATGGAGACTCCGGGGTCGCAGACGTCTCTGCATCGCGCCAACCTTGAGCGGGTCGTGCGCGCCGTACGTATGGCTGGTTCGCTCACCCAGGCGGAGATCGCCAGGAGCACGGGCCTGTCCGCGGCCACCGTCTCCAATATCGTTCGCGAACTGAAGGACAGCGGCACGGTCGAGGTGACCCCCACCTCGGCGGGCGGCCGCCGGGCCCGCAGCGTCTCGCTCAGCGGGGACGCGGGCATCGTGATCGGCGTCGACTTCGGCCATACGCATCTGCGCGTGGCCGTCGGCAACCTGGCCCACCAGGTGCTCGCCGAGGAGTCCGAGCCGCTGGACGTCGACGCCTCGTCCGCCGAGGGCTTCGGACGGGCCGAGCAGCTGGTCAACCGCCTGATCGAGACCACCGGGATCAGCCCCGGCAAGGTCATCGGGGTGGGGCTCGGTGTACCCGGCCCGATCGACGTCGAGTCCGGCACGCTGGGCTCCACGTCGATCCTGCCGGGCTGGACGGGCATCAACCCCAGCGAGGAGCTCGCCGCACGCCTCGGAGTGCCGGTGTACGTCGACAACGACGCCAACCTGGGCGCGCTCGGCGAGCTGGTGTGGGGGAGCGGCCGCGGGGTCAGGGACCTGGCATACATCAAGGTCGCGAGCGGTGTCGGCGCCGGTCTGGTGATCGACGGGCACATCTACCGGGGGCCCGGCGGCACGGCAGGCGAGATCGGCCACATCACCCTCGACGAATCGGGCCCGGTCTGCCGCTGCGGCAACCGCGGCTGCCTGGAGACCTTCACGGCCGCGCGGTACGTCCTGCCCCTGCTCCAGCCCAGCCACGGCCCCGATCTCACCATGGAGCGGGTGGTCCAGCTGGCCCGCGAGGGCGATCCCGGGTGCCGGCGGGTGATCGGCGACGTCGGGCGGCACATCGGCAGCGGGGTGGCCAACCTCTGCAATCTGCTCAACCCGAGCCGCGTGGTGCTCGGCGGCTCGCTGGCGGAGGCCGGGGAGCTGGTCCTGGGGCCCATCAGGGACTCCGTGTCCCGTTACGCCATTCCCAGCGCCGCACGGCAGCTCTCCGTGCTCCCGGGGGCCCTGGGGGGCCGCGCCGAGGTGCTGGGCGCCCTGGCGCTCGTCCTCAGCGAGATGGGGGATTCAACCCTTTTGGAGAGCACCCTGCCCGCGGCCACTCCTGCCTTCACTTAG
- a CDS encoding carbohydrate ABC transporter permease produces MSKSSAPGGKQEKGGEGQVLNVFSHGVLIIWAILVVLPLLWAIVASFKTDDSILSTPWALPDKLHFENWSRAWSQAHMSDYFFNTIVVVGGSLIGTLLLGSMAAYVLARFDFPGNRFIYYLFIGGMSFPIILALVPLFFVMNNMGMLNTRHGLILVYIAYSLPFTVFFLTSFFRTLPGSVAEAAMIDGASHTRTFFQVMLPMAKPGLISVGIFNFLGQWNQYLLPTVLNTDPKYRVLSQGLVELANGQGYKGDWSGLFAGLVMAMLPVLAAYIIFQRQVVAGLTAGAVK; encoded by the coding sequence GTGTCCAAGTCGTCCGCACCGGGCGGCAAGCAGGAGAAGGGCGGCGAGGGCCAGGTCCTCAACGTCTTCTCGCACGGCGTGCTGATCATCTGGGCGATCCTGGTGGTCCTGCCGCTGCTCTGGGCCATCGTGGCCTCGTTCAAGACCGACGACTCGATTCTGTCGACGCCCTGGGCGCTGCCGGACAAGCTTCACTTCGAGAACTGGTCGCGCGCCTGGAGCCAGGCGCACATGAGCGACTACTTCTTCAACACGATCGTCGTGGTGGGCGGTTCGCTCATCGGCACGCTGCTGCTCGGCTCGATGGCGGCCTATGTGCTCGCCCGGTTCGACTTCCCGGGCAACCGCTTCATCTACTACCTGTTCATCGGCGGGATGAGCTTCCCGATCATCCTGGCGCTGGTCCCGCTGTTCTTCGTGATGAACAACATGGGGATGCTCAACACGCGGCACGGGCTGATCCTGGTCTACATCGCGTACTCGCTGCCCTTCACCGTCTTCTTCCTCACCTCGTTCTTCCGGACGCTACCGGGGTCCGTGGCGGAAGCGGCGATGATCGACGGGGCCTCGCACACACGGACCTTCTTCCAGGTCATGCTGCCGATGGCCAAGCCCGGCCTGATCAGCGTGGGCATCTTCAACTTCCTCGGCCAGTGGAACCAGTACCTGCTGCCGACGGTGCTGAACACCGATCCGAAGTACCGGGTGCTCTCCCAGGGCCTGGTCGAACTGGCCAACGGCCAGGGGTACAAGGGCGACTGGTCCGGGCTCTTCGCCGGTCTGGTGATGGCGATGCTGCCGGTCCTCGCGGCCTACATCATCTTCCAGCGCCAGGTCGTGGCGGGGCTGACCGCGGGTGCGGTGAAGTAA
- the ngcE gene encoding N-acetylglucosamine/diacetylchitobiose ABC transporter substrate-binding protein, producing the protein MGSTSAHKNEGLGRRDVIKRSAALGLIAVPTMSFLSACASSDSSSDDTVKKGKTSAKNPLGVNETAALDVVIFNGGFGDQYAKDAEKKYGEAYPKAKVKHTSTQKIQSQLQPRFNGGTPPDLIDNSGAEQMDMGVLVGKKQLLDLTPLMDAPSIDDPSKKVRDTLRPGVLEMGQFDGEQVWIMNYAYTVYGVWYSQTALDGLDAQYPENWDDMLALCAKAKKKGIAGWTYAGKYPYYLPFSLYPFIGKIGGREVLDKIDNLEPNAWKDPAVKSAFEAYYELYKKGYILKGTPGLTHIQSQTEWTKGKALFIPNGSWVENEAAPTTPKDFKMMVGAPSSLDSSDKLPFGTIWAAGGEPFIVPAKAKNPQGGMEQLRIMLSEESSKNFTKQVKSLSAFNGGTDGLTLSTALQSGVDALKKAGDNVVNPRLQDWYGKLQKEQIGTACLGEMMAGRLTPAEAIKKIQDYADAAAKDQSIKHYKHQ; encoded by the coding sequence ATGGGATCCACCTCCGCCCACAAGAATGAGGGCCTTGGCCGTCGCGATGTGATCAAGCGTTCTGCCGCACTCGGTCTGATCGCCGTCCCGACGATGAGCTTCCTGTCGGCGTGTGCGAGCAGCGACAGCAGCAGCGACGACACGGTCAAGAAGGGCAAGACCAGCGCGAAGAACCCGCTGGGCGTCAACGAGACGGCCGCGCTCGACGTGGTCATCTTCAACGGCGGCTTCGGCGACCAGTACGCCAAGGACGCCGAGAAGAAGTACGGCGAGGCCTACCCCAAGGCCAAGGTCAAGCACACCTCGACGCAGAAGATCCAGTCGCAGCTGCAGCCGCGCTTCAACGGCGGCACCCCGCCGGACCTGATCGACAACTCCGGTGCCGAGCAGATGGACATGGGTGTCCTCGTCGGCAAGAAGCAGCTGCTCGACCTGACGCCGCTCATGGACGCCCCGTCCATCGACGACCCGAGCAAGAAGGTCCGCGACACCCTGCGTCCCGGCGTTCTGGAGATGGGCCAGTTCGACGGCGAGCAGGTCTGGATCATGAACTACGCCTACACCGTGTACGGCGTCTGGTACTCGCAGACGGCGCTGGACGGCCTGGACGCCCAGTACCCCGAGAACTGGGACGACATGCTCGCGCTCTGCGCGAAGGCGAAGAAGAAGGGCATCGCCGGCTGGACGTACGCCGGTAAGTACCCGTACTACCTGCCGTTCTCGCTCTACCCGTTCATCGGCAAGATCGGTGGCCGCGAGGTCCTCGACAAGATCGACAACCTGGAGCCGAACGCCTGGAAGGACCCGGCCGTCAAGTCGGCGTTCGAGGCGTACTACGAGCTGTACAAGAAGGGGTACATCCTCAAGGGCACCCCGGGCCTGACCCACATCCAGTCGCAGACCGAGTGGACGAAGGGCAAGGCGCTCTTCATCCCGAACGGCTCCTGGGTGGAGAACGAGGCGGCGCCGACCACGCCCAAGGACTTCAAGATGATGGTCGGGGCGCCGTCCAGCCTGGACTCGTCCGACAAGCTGCCGTTCGGCACCATCTGGGCCGCCGGCGGCGAGCCCTTCATCGTCCCGGCGAAGGCGAAGAACCCGCAGGGCGGCATGGAGCAGCTGCGCATCATGCTCTCCGAGGAGTCCTCGAAGAACTTCACCAAGCAGGTCAAGTCCCTGAGCGCCTTCAACGGCGGCACCGACGGCCTGACCCTGTCCACGGCCCTGCAGTCCGGCGTCGACGCGCTGAAGAAGGCCGGCGACAACGTGGTGAACCCGCGGCTGCAGGACTGGTACGGCAAGCTCCAGAAGGAGCAGATCGGTACCGCCTGCCTCGGCGAGATGATGGCCGGGCGTCTGACGCCCGCCGAGGCCATCAAGAAGATCCAGGACTACGCGGACGCCGCGGCCAAGGATCAGTCCATCAAGCACTACAAGCACCAGTGA
- a CDS encoding GH92 family glycosyl hydrolase: MTDKVTGVRASDENTGGGEVKENLVDGESATKWLSFESTAWLEFDLTEPVKVVTYALTSADDHDERDPKDWTLQGSEDGKTWTDLDTRTGQTFSERFQTKSYDFETDKAYQHFRLDITRNNGATDATQLADVQFSDGDTSAPAPDDMRSQTGNGPSGSPTAKAGAGFTGKKALRYAGTHKADGRAYSYNKIFDVNTRIDRDTELSYLVYPQMGETDLSYPATHVAVDLAFTDGTYLSDLRATDTNGGLLTPQGQADAKRLYVNQWNKVEAGIGTVAAGKTVDRILVAYDSPKGPAKFQGWIDDLKIAPKKPEKRRAHLSDYASTVRGTNSSGSFSRGNNFPATAVPNGFNFWTPVTNAGSTSWLYDYARGNNEDNLPTLQAFSASHEPSPWMGDRQTFQMMPSVASGTPDASRTGRALPFKHENETARPHYYGVTFENGLKAEMTPADHAARMRFTYPGKDASIVFDNVSNDGGLTLDPATSSFTGFSDVKSGGSTGATRLFVYGVFDAPVTASGKLSGGGGADVTGYLRFDAGKDRTVNLRLATSLISIDQAKKNLAAEIPASRSFARVEDKAQDAWDDLLGKVEVEGATADQLTTLYSSMYRLYLYPNSGFEKVDGKDKYASPFSPQTGSDTPTHTGAKIVDGKVYVNNGFWDTYRTTWPAYSLLTPKKAGEMVDGFVQQYKDGGWISRWSSPGYADLMTGTSSDVAFADAYVKGVKFDAKAAYDAAVKNATVVPPSSGVGRKGMETSPFKGYADTTTHEGMSWSMEGYVNDYGIAKMGEALYEKTHEQRYKDESAYFMNRARDYVELFDDKAGFFQGKDAKGDWRLPSGLYDPRVWGYDYTETNGWGYAFTAPQDSKGLANLYGGRNGLAKKLDTYFATPETGTPEFAGSYGGVIHEMTEARDVRMGQYGHSNQVAHHVTYMYDAASQPYKTQEKVREVLGRLYTGSGIGQGYHGDEDNGEQSAWFLFSSLGFYPLVMGSGEYAIGSPLFTKATVHLENGRELVVKAPKNSAKNIYIQGLKVNGKKWTSTSLPHDLLARGGTLDFDMGSKPSAWGTGKNDAPVSITQDDQVPSPKRDVLKGEGPLFDDTSATTGTAATVELPVPSATKGVQYTLTSAARATAPAGWVLQGSSDGKSWKDLDKRSGQTFTWDKQTRAFSVKSPGSYAHYRLVFDGEASLAEVELIA; encoded by the coding sequence GTGACCGACAAGGTCACCGGGGTCCGCGCCAGTGACGAGAACACCGGCGGCGGCGAGGTGAAGGAGAACCTCGTCGACGGCGAGTCCGCCACCAAGTGGCTGTCGTTCGAGTCCACCGCCTGGCTGGAGTTCGACCTCACCGAGCCGGTGAAGGTCGTGACGTACGCGCTGACCTCGGCCGACGACCACGACGAGCGCGACCCCAAGGACTGGACGCTCCAGGGCTCCGAGGACGGCAAGACCTGGACGGACCTGGACACCCGGACCGGCCAGACCTTCAGCGAGCGCTTCCAGACCAAGTCGTACGACTTCGAGACGGACAAGGCCTACCAGCACTTCCGCCTCGACATCACCAGGAACAACGGCGCCACCGACGCCACCCAGCTCGCCGACGTCCAGTTCTCCGACGGCGACACCTCGGCGCCCGCCCCCGACGACATGCGCAGCCAGACCGGCAACGGCCCCAGCGGCTCCCCCACCGCCAAGGCCGGCGCGGGCTTCACCGGCAAGAAGGCGCTGCGGTACGCGGGCACCCACAAGGCGGACGGCCGGGCGTACTCGTACAACAAGATCTTCGACGTCAACACGCGGATCGACCGGGACACCGAGCTGTCCTACCTGGTCTATCCCCAGATGGGCGAGACGGATCTGTCCTACCCGGCCACGCACGTCGCGGTGGACCTGGCGTTCACGGACGGCACCTACCTGAGCGACCTGCGCGCCACCGACACCAACGGCGGGCTGCTCACCCCGCAGGGCCAGGCCGACGCCAAGCGGCTCTACGTCAACCAGTGGAACAAGGTCGAGGCCGGCATCGGCACCGTCGCGGCGGGCAAGACCGTGGACCGCATCCTGGTCGCGTACGACTCCCCCAAGGGCCCGGCGAAGTTCCAGGGCTGGATCGACGACCTGAAGATCGCGCCGAAGAAGCCGGAGAAGCGCAGGGCGCACCTCTCGGACTACGCGTCGACCGTGCGCGGCACCAACTCCAGCGGTTCCTTCTCGCGCGGCAACAACTTCCCCGCGACCGCCGTGCCCAATGGGTTCAACTTCTGGACCCCGGTCACCAACGCCGGCTCGACCAGCTGGCTCTACGACTACGCGCGCGGCAACAACGAGGACAACCTGCCCACCCTGCAGGCGTTCAGCGCGAGCCATGAGCCGAGCCCCTGGATGGGTGACCGGCAGACGTTCCAGATGATGCCCTCGGTGGCCTCCGGCACCCCGGACGCCTCCCGCACGGGCCGCGCGCTGCCGTTCAAGCACGAGAACGAGACCGCGCGGCCCCACTACTACGGGGTGACGTTCGAGAACGGGCTCAAGGCCGAGATGACGCCGGCCGATCACGCGGCGCGGATGCGGTTCACGTATCCCGGCAAGGACGCGAGCATCGTCTTCGACAACGTCTCCAACGACGGCGGGCTCACCCTGGACCCGGCGACCAGCTCGTTCACCGGCTTCTCGGACGTCAAGAGCGGCGGCTCGACCGGGGCGACGCGCCTGTTCGTGTACGGCGTCTTCGACGCGCCCGTCACCGCGAGCGGCAAGCTCTCCGGCGGCGGCGGTGCCGATGTCACCGGCTATCTGCGCTTCGACGCCGGCAAGGACCGCACGGTGAACCTGCGCCTGGCGACCTCGCTGATCAGCATCGACCAGGCGAAGAAGAACCTGGCCGCCGAGATCCCCGCCTCGCGCTCCTTCGCACGGGTCGAGGACAAGGCGCAGGACGCCTGGGACGACCTGCTGGGCAAGGTGGAGGTCGAGGGCGCCACCGCCGACCAGCTGACCACGCTCTACTCCAGCATGTACCGGCTCTACCTCTACCCGAACTCGGGCTTCGAGAAGGTCGACGGGAAGGACAAGTACGCCTCCCCGTTCTCCCCGCAGACCGGCTCGGACACCCCGACGCACACCGGCGCGAAGATCGTCGACGGCAAGGTGTACGTCAACAACGGCTTCTGGGACACCTACCGGACGACCTGGCCGGCCTACTCGCTGCTGACGCCGAAGAAGGCCGGTGAGATGGTCGACGGCTTCGTCCAGCAGTACAAGGACGGCGGCTGGATCTCCCGCTGGTCCTCCCCCGGCTACGCGGACCTGATGACCGGCACCTCCTCGGACGTGGCCTTCGCCGACGCGTACGTCAAGGGCGTGAAGTTCGACGCGAAGGCGGCGTACGACGCGGCCGTGAAGAACGCCACGGTCGTCCCGCCGAGCTCCGGTGTGGGCCGCAAGGGCATGGAGACGTCCCCGTTCAAGGGGTACGCCGACACCACGACCCACGAGGGCATGTCCTGGTCGATGGAGGGCTACGTCAACGACTACGGCATCGCGAAGATGGGCGAGGCGCTGTACGAGAAGACGCACGAGCAGCGCTACAAGGACGAGTCCGCGTACTTCATGAACCGGGCCCGCGACTACGTCGAGCTGTTCGACGACAAGGCCGGCTTCTTCCAGGGCAAGGACGCCAAGGGCGACTGGCGCCTGCCGTCCGGCCTCTACGACCCCCGGGTCTGGGGCTACGACTACACGGAGACCAACGGCTGGGGCTACGCCTTCACCGCCCCGCAGGACAGCAAGGGCCTGGCCAACCTGTACGGCGGCCGGAACGGGCTCGCCAAGAAGCTGGACACGTACTTCGCCACCCCGGAGACGGGCACCCCGGAGTTCGCGGGCAGCTACGGCGGCGTCATCCACGAGATGACGGAGGCCCGTGACGTACGGATGGGCCAGTACGGGCACAGCAACCAGGTCGCCCACCACGTGACGTACATGTACGACGCGGCCTCCCAGCCGTACAAGACGCAGGAGAAGGTCCGCGAGGTCCTCGGCCGTCTGTACACGGGCAGCGGGATCGGCCAGGGCTACCACGGCGACGAGGACAACGGCGAGCAGTCGGCCTGGTTCCTCTTCTCCTCGCTCGGCTTCTACCCGCTGGTGATGGGCAGCGGCGAGTACGCCATCGGCTCGCCCCTGTTCACCAAGGCCACCGTGCACCTGGAGAACGGCCGCGAGCTGGTCGTGAAGGCGCCGAAGAACAGCGCGAAGAACATCTACATCCAGGGCCTGAAGGTCAACGGCAAGAAGTGGACCTCCACCTCGCTGCCGCACGACCTGCTGGCCAGGGGCGGGACGCTGGACTTCGACATGGGCTCCAAGCCGTCCGCCTGGGGCACCGGAAAGAACGACGCCCCGGTCTCCATCACCCAGGACGACCAGGTGCCGTCGCCGA
- a CDS encoding ATP-binding cassette domain-containing protein produces the protein MVHVSQTPVLALRGVFKRFGAVQVLSGVDLEVHAGEVVALVGDNGAGKSTLVKTIAGVHPIDEGVIEWEGTKVDINRPHDAQNLGVATVYQDLALCDNLDVVANLFLGREIKKGGVLDEVAMEKRAQDLLSTLSIRIPSVRIPVAALSGGQRQVVAIARALVGNPKIVILDEPTAALGVEQTAQVLDLVERLREQNLGVILISHNMADVKAVADKVAVLRLGHNNGIFPVATTSHEEIIAAITGATDNAVTRRKSRSAEASK, from the coding sequence ATGGTTCACGTGTCACAGACGCCCGTGCTGGCGTTGCGTGGGGTCTTCAAGCGATTCGGAGCGGTCCAGGTCCTCTCCGGTGTCGATCTCGAAGTCCACGCCGGAGAAGTGGTCGCCCTGGTCGGCGACAACGGTGCAGGAAAGTCCACGCTCGTCAAGACGATCGCCGGCGTGCACCCCATCGATGAGGGCGTCATCGAGTGGGAGGGCACGAAGGTGGACATCAACCGTCCGCACGATGCCCAGAACCTCGGCGTCGCGACCGTCTACCAGGACCTCGCGCTCTGCGACAACCTGGACGTCGTCGCCAACCTCTTCCTCGGTCGCGAGATCAAGAAGGGCGGCGTCCTCGACGAGGTCGCCATGGAGAAGCGGGCCCAGGACCTCCTGTCCACGCTCTCCATCCGCATTCCCAGTGTCCGTATCCCGGTCGCCGCGCTCTCCGGCGGCCAGCGCCAGGTCGTGGCCATCGCCCGTGCCCTGGTCGGCAACCCCAAGATCGTGATCCTGGACGAGCCCACCGCGGCCCTCGGCGTCGAGCAGACCGCCCAGGTCCTCGACCTGGTGGAGCGGCTGCGCGAGCAGAACCTCGGCGTCATCCTCATCAGCCACAACATGGCCGATGTGAAGGCCGTCGCCGACAAGGTCGCCGTGCTGCGGCTCGGCCACAACAACGGCATCTTCCCCGTGGCGACGACCAGCCACGAAGAAATCATCGCCGCGATCACGGGCGCCACCGACAACGCCGTGACCCGCCGCAAGTCCCGCAGCGCGGAGGCATCCAAGTGA
- a CDS encoding sugar ABC transporter permease — protein sequence MQHGKYRFIVGFLVVPLVLYAVFVIWPFIQAIYYSFTDWTGLSPDFKMVGFDNYTRMLKDDIFWKSLQHSLLLVLVLPLVTLGLALFFAFMLNVGGRRRKNATVSGVRGSGFYKIAYFFPQVLSIVIVALLFQFAFNPRSGMVNSALKGVGLGSFQPDWLGDPSLALICVMSVLIWSTVGFFVVLFSAGMASIPKDFYEAALLDGASRITTFFKITVPLLWDTIQSGWVYMGILALGVEAFTAVQVMTVGPGGPDYSTTVLPLYVYQTAFRDGQAGYATTIGVGLLIITMAFAAVVMRLGRRERLEF from the coding sequence ATGCAGCACGGCAAGTACCGCTTCATTGTGGGGTTCTTGGTGGTCCCACTGGTGTTGTACGCGGTCTTCGTCATCTGGCCGTTCATCCAGGCCATCTACTATTCGTTCACGGACTGGACAGGTCTGAGCCCGGATTTCAAGATGGTCGGCTTCGACAACTACACGAGGATGCTGAAGGACGACATCTTCTGGAAGTCGTTGCAGCACAGCCTCCTGCTCGTGCTGGTGCTGCCGCTGGTGACGTTGGGCCTCGCACTCTTCTTCGCCTTCATGCTCAATGTCGGCGGCCGTCGGCGGAAGAACGCCACGGTCTCCGGGGTGCGGGGCTCGGGCTTCTACAAGATCGCCTACTTCTTCCCGCAGGTGCTCTCGATCGTCATCGTGGCCCTGCTGTTCCAGTTCGCGTTCAACCCGCGCAGCGGAATGGTGAACTCGGCGCTCAAGGGCGTCGGGCTCGGCTCCTTCCAGCCGGACTGGCTCGGCGACCCCAGCCTGGCGCTCATCTGCGTCATGTCGGTGCTGATCTGGTCGACGGTCGGATTCTTCGTCGTCCTCTTCTCCGCCGGTATGGCGTCCATCCCGAAGGACTTCTACGAGGCGGCGCTCCTGGACGGGGCCAGCCGCATCACGACGTTCTTCAAGATCACCGTGCCGCTGCTCTGGGACACCATCCAGTCGGGCTGGGTCTACATGGGCATCCTGGCGCTCGGCGTCGAGGCGTTCACGGCCGTCCAGGTCATGACCGTGGGCCCCGGCGGCCCCGACTACTCGACCACCGTCCTGCCGTTGTACGTCTACCAGACGGCCTTCCGCGACGGTCAGGCCGGATACGCGACGACGATCGGTGTGGGGCTGCTCATCATCACCATGGCGTTCGCCGCCGTCGTGATGCGACTGGGCCGGCGCGAGCGGCTGGAGTTCTGA
- a CDS encoding substrate-binding domain-containing protein: MTRRIVIGTAAASMALSLAACGKAGDDKKDSADSGSKTKIGLLLPENKTARYETLDKPLFIEAVKKDCADCEVVYNNAAGDVGQQKQQFEQQIADGIKVIAISSVDAEKSAAWVATAHKKGVKVVAYDRAIAGADAYVSHDNEKIGKLQGQAILDALGSKAAGANLVMINGDEKDPNAGLFKKGAHASLDGKIKVAYEASGEWDPKIAGEKMTAAISSVGKGKIDAVYSANDGMAGGIITSLGNAGIKDIPVGGQDAELPGIQRIIAGTQTFTIYKSPKQLAPAAAQFAVNLLQGKDIGAQGETDGVPSTLLEPTVVNKDNIESTVVKDGIYQASAICVKDIAAKCTALGIK, encoded by the coding sequence ATGACGCGACGCATCGTCATAGGCACGGCCGCGGCCTCGATGGCCCTCTCCCTCGCCGCGTGCGGCAAGGCCGGCGACGACAAGAAGGACTCGGCGGACTCGGGCAGCAAGACCAAGATCGGTCTGCTCCTCCCGGAGAACAAGACCGCCCGCTACGAGACGCTCGACAAGCCGCTGTTCATCGAAGCCGTCAAGAAGGACTGCGCGGACTGCGAGGTCGTCTACAACAACGCGGCCGGTGACGTCGGCCAGCAGAAGCAGCAGTTCGAGCAGCAGATCGCCGACGGCATCAAGGTCATCGCGATCTCCTCGGTCGACGCCGAGAAGTCCGCCGCCTGGGTCGCCACCGCGCACAAGAAGGGCGTCAAGGTCGTCGCGTACGACCGCGCCATCGCCGGTGCCGACGCCTACGTCAGCCACGACAACGAGAAGATCGGCAAGCTCCAGGGCCAGGCCATCCTCGACGCCCTGGGCTCCAAGGCCGCCGGTGCCAACCTCGTCATGATCAACGGTGACGAGAAGGACCCGAACGCCGGTCTGTTCAAGAAGGGCGCCCACGCGTCCCTCGACGGCAAGATCAAGGTCGCCTACGAGGCGTCCGGCGAGTGGGACCCGAAGATCGCCGGCGAGAAGATGACCGCCGCCATCTCCTCGGTCGGCAAGGGCAAGATCGACGCCGTCTACTCCGCCAACGACGGCATGGCCGGCGGCATCATCACGTCCCTGGGCAACGCCGGCATCAAGGACATCCCGGTGGGAGGCCAGGACGCCGAGCTCCCCGGCATCCAGCGGATCATCGCCGGTACGCAGACCTTCACGATCTACAAGTCGCCGAAGCAGCTCGCCCCGGCGGCCGCCCAGTTCGCGGTCAACCTGCTCCAGGGCAAGGACATCGGCGCCCAGGGCGAGACGGACGGCGTTCCGTCCACGCTGCTCGAGCCGACCGTCGTGAACAAGGACAACATCGAGTCCACCGTGGTCAAGGACGGCATCTACCAGGCCTCCGCGATCTGCGTCAAGGACATCGCCGCCAAGTGCACCGCGCTGGGCATCAAGTAG